In the genome of Zea mays subsp. mays mitochondrion, complete genome, the window TGGGACTAAACTAAACTTGCCGTAGTACTAGTACTAGTACTACCTGACAATTCCCCTCGGGAGAGTAGATTTCCCATTCAAAAAGTGATACTAACCATGGGCTCAAGTAGTGAGTTACTCGGGTTTCCCCACAACAAGGATGTGCACTCAGGGGCCATAAAGCAAGCCTACGCTGCGAAGCTCCATTTCCTCCGCTATCGGGTACTTGCTTTTCCTTAGCTGGGTTGAGTTCTTGTCTCTAGTGGTGAGTCGCCATGATATTGATATGACCCCTTGGATCTTCGGTTCCGATGTTAGTCCAGTGGCAGTTTGCCTAGTTTTTTGTGCCGGTCCCAGGCTCTTGCTCGAGTTTACGCCCTGCCGGGAATTAATCTTAGAAAAAAGGAATTCACGGCCGGAGCATTTATATATGAAAATAGGAGAACCAGTCAAGCTGAGATCCATTACCCAAGACTACTAAGAACCAGTCAAGCTTGCATCCATAAGACTAGTTTCACCCTTGCCTTTGATTGACTTCATTATACGGGACAGGCCGATTTCTTTCTTACTTTAGAGCTATATCGCGTTTTTCATCCCTACGAATTCAATTCAATTCTCACGAAAAGATCTCTAACGTGCGTTCTAGGCTCTGTCGCGTATATAGAAACGGGCTTGTACAAGCTCACTATTCTCGATCAGGATAAGAAATGGCTGGCTATCCCGATCTACTACCTGCTTCAGAAGCTGGAAGCACCTTTGAATCACCGGCTAGTATCGTCTCACCTGCAGAAAAGAAAATCGAGTTATCTATAAATATATATAAAAAGAGGACCGGATCCTCCCCAAATCCCACCCATAATTCCATTCTTATAGATCTTTTTCTTACATAGAATTAGATCCGAATTGACATAGAATGAGGAAAGTCAGCCAGGTTCGGTAGTGAAGAAAATCTCTTGTCTGTTCGCTAGCGTCTCTTTCTTCGATGAATTAGACTGGCACTCACTGATCCCGACTTCTTCTACCTATGAACTGAACCTCCACAATGCTTCCTAAGCTCACAAACCAGCACAGCAATGGGCCCGCAAACCAATCAAAGTAGATCGGCGTATGAGGGAAGGGATGCCGGAAGGAAGTCTTCAGATAGTTCATTCAGTCTCCTATCTAGGACAAATCGAGTTCTGGTTCTGATCTGGCTCGTACACTACGTCAACTAAAGCAGTTGGGGCATCGGTGAATCAAATCTCTTGTCTTCAAATGGTTTTCTCTCCCGGGCTAGCTACCGAGCACTTTGAGTAAGTGAGTCTAGTGGCTCATTTCTGGATGAATACCTTAACTGGTGGATCTGTCTCCAGCTCTGAGGCTTATGTGGGCGTAACCATTTCTGTTTGTGAGCTTAGCTTTCCGTCGAGATGCGTGAGAATAGTTGACCATTGCTTTTTCCTCTACCGGCACTATTATCGATCAGGTTGTCTCTGTTTGCGGGTCTAAGGAAAGGAAGAAAAAGATCCAATAAGTTCGATGGGTATTGGTCATAGGCTTGAAAGAGTGTTTCATAGCTAAGGTATCTTCCGGATATATATGTGCGAGATCCAATAGGGTCATAACCCAGTGCTTTAGCGGACTCTGGTGCCAGATCGTTTCTCAAATCATAGAGAATTGATAGAGCTAACCATATGAAATGCATCGATTTCACTATGCATCATTACCAAGGCCATTGCCAGGGAAAGGCTGAACCAGATCAAATAGCAGCAAATAAAATAGTAGATGAAGGTCTAAGAGATGCCTACCCAAGCCTAGCTGATATGATAATATCACCTGACATCTAGACTAGTGCTTAGAATGGCTATGCCTACTGATCTTGACTTAATGCCTACTGATCTTGACTTACCTACCTTGGCATGCAATAGTTTCGCCCACCATTAGATTAGTGGTATATTCTTCTAGAAATATGGATTCCTATAAGCCTAGAAGGAAGTATGACTAGGACTCATGTGTGCTTCTGCCTCTATTATTGTGGGCTGGAAATCCAGATGGTCAGATGAATGAATCAAGTCCGGATAGATAGATAGGATCCCAACGATTCCTGTCTACTTGCTAAAATAGTTTTAGATGGCCTACCCCCACAAGAGATATTCAATCAAGCTGAAGGGAAAACCCCCTCAAGCAGAGTCAAAAGACACAGTGAAAGAAGCCCGCTAACCCACTCTTCTTTCCCCCCACCTACCCGGTAGGTAAGTAGGGGCCTCGTCATCTCTATTTTCCTTCCCAGGAAGACGGAGAAACTACACCTTATTTTTACGAATTAGAAAACGAATGAGATCAGAAAGGCCATCATTGGGGCAAACGATGCAATAGCTTCGGTGAGAGCAAAGCCCAAAATGGCATAACCGAATGATTGTTTAGCCAATGAAGGATTTCGCGCCACGGAATGAATCGAAGAACTGAGAACGTTTCCAATACCGACAGCAGCTCCCGCTAAAGCAATTGTAGCAGCTCCAGCACCTATTGATTTAGCTCCTTCTAACATGTAGAGTTGAGAGTTGACATTGTCGGGTTTCACGCTTTTCCTTCGCAACTAGAAATTTCGAGTTCGAGTATAGTATAGTATTTCTCGTTGATTTGATTCCTTCCTCCTCTCCTTATCCTTAGTTGAACAGATGAAAGCGAAAGGAGTTGCTTCAATGAAACTGGAAAACCTAAAACCCACATAGTGGAATAATAAACCCAGCCCTGCCCTTATCTTGGGCTTGACAGGTAGACTATAAAGAGATTCAGTACAGCAAGCCTGCGCAGGAGTTCTAGCTATTTCCAATTTGAATAAATAACCCGATCATATCATATCATATCTTGGAAAACCCTAAGACTACCCGAGGCTGTACCCTATAGTAATTTCCTTCTACCTCTTATCTCTATAGTCTTTACGTCGTCTCCTGGGTCGGTTAAGCTATAACCTAGTAGTACCGGGA includes:
- the atp9 gene encoding ATPase subunit 9, encoding MLEGAKLIGAGAATIALAGAAVGIGNVFSSLIHSVARNPSLAKQLFGYAILGFALTEAIALFALMMAFLILFVF